CGCCACCTCCCCCAACACCCATCTCTCACACACGGTCCGCCGCCATTCCCTCAGAGAACACAAAATGAGACAAGCGGCCTCTGGCATCAGTCATGAGCTCATCCTTGAGCGGGTGTCCTCGACTTGGCAAATTGGCTGTGAAATAACGAAGGCCGGAGAAAGAAATTAGCTTGAGGACGTCAAGTCACTGTGCATTATGACTCActaccgcaaatacaaagtcgCTGTAGCGTCATGGAGAGGGATGCCCGATAccagtttttcattttatttatttatttttttaccagatCGATATTCACTCTTGATTGCTCACCGATACGACTAGAATGTAtgatattaatttttaaaaatgacagatAATTGTGAACGAAGACCTTTAagatgaggcggcccggtagtccagtggttagcacgtgggcttcacagtgcagaggtaccgggttcgattccagctccgggctccctgtgtggagtttgcatgttttccccgggcctgcgtgggttttctccgggtgctccggtttccccccacattccaaaaacatgcatggcaggctaattgaacaatccaaattgtccctcggtggtgagtgtgagtgcgaatggttgttcgtctctgtgtgccctgcgattggctgcaaccgattcagggtgtcccccgcctactgcccggagacagctgggataggctccagcaccccccgcgaccctagtgaggatcaagcggctcggaagatgaatgaatgaatgacctttAAGATGATTCGCCGCAGTGCCGCACCAACTATGGGCAAGCAAAACGTattcaatgtcagattttttttttttttggccttaagTATCCGTGGCTGGTATCAGCAACCTTCACCAGTACCCGATACCTTGAAATTATGCCGGTATCGGCGTGATTCCGTTACCTGGCCTGGTCGCAGGTCACTCACAGGTCACATATGGTAACATCGTAATCTAAATCCAACAACTGTATGAATGTCGGATTGTCCTCAAATTTATCACATGATGATTCGTAATTGAATAATTTTACATACGACGTGCCTATCCAAAACCCTGATGGGATGGCACCAGAAGAAAGTTTTGACGAAACAGTTTGAAAAACTGAAATGTATAATGATGCGCTGCGttgatattattttaaaagaaGAATTGGGGGCGAGGGTTTGTTGTcgtgattctttttttaagcACGTAAGACCATGTTTTTCCCGTTGCCAAGCTTCACGTGATTAAAAAGTCAACATAACCAAGGACGGCGAAGCAGACACAATGACCCAATGATCAAATAAAGACCCAGTTGTtcgtttttctatttttaacaaAAGCTTCGCAACCGCGGAATAGTCAGTCATCATAAAGCCAATCATCGATTCATTGAACCAAGCGAACGCTGATCTCTCTGCATCCCGCAGCTCCATCAACACTAATTGGACGGAAAGAATCCGAAGGGGAAGATTCAGCAGGCTGTAAATTCGGCAGCTGTtatgctcttttgttttttcaaagtgATGCAAACTGAGGCCCTCCGATgaccgttttctttttttttctttttaccgaACGCAGGGCCAAGGGTTGGTCACACACGTGACCTAATGAACAGTGACTGGAAAGCCTTGCAAGTGGCGCTGTCAACACCGGGACATAAATAAAGCTAAAGATAGGGCAACGCGGCTTCGGCCCGGCCTTCTGGTCAGACGGGGGGCTTTTTATAGAACGACTCTGATTTATAAAAGGCGAACGGGGACTATTTTTACCCGGTGGGCTTGTGTGGgctgatggggggcgggggggcggataGTGATCTTGGAAACTTGTGATGCGTTTGTGAGCGTGACTGACCCCTTTGACTTGAGCGTGTTGGTGTGGTGGGCATGGAGATAAGGGATGAGCCAGAACCTTGTGATGTTCTGGAGGAGGTCCAAGAGAGGGATCGCGTGGGCCTCTCCTTCATGTTAAGGTTGAtttaggggggggtgggggggtgtctcaGAATGATTCAGTCATcaatgctttttgttttatacTGTTATAAATCTCAAAAGACGAAACCCGCTGCTCTATGGGCTCTTTTTTCATAGACTGCACAGGAGCAGGAGCGCATCTTGATTTTCGCACCTGCGCAGGACCCGTTGAGCCTGTTTGGGAACTTGGTTCATCTCTCAGCCATGCATCGGGAGGGTGGCTTTTTGTTAGCGCGCCTAGTGCATTGGACATTTTGGCGGCAGAAATGTATGTCAACGTGAAAGcagctgggaggggggggggggggggttccgcaaaacaaaaacttggaaaCACACGAGCAACAATTAACATCCATTTTTAGATTGAATCAAATTTGCACGCATACACAGATTGGCAACAGCAGTTACCAATatacaggcaaaaaaaataattcagtagATACAATGtaaagaataacaataataacaaaaacatgaatcctgaatttatgttattcattcattcattcatcttccaaaccgcttgagcctcacaagggtcgcggggggtgctggagcccatcccagctgtctccgggcagtaggcgggggacaccctgaatcggttgccagccaatcgcagggcacacggaattTATGTTacttctctttaaaaaaaatccaactcatTATCTTGTCTCGTTTCCTTTTAATTTTCTAGGCATCCTTTTGAAAAAGATAAAACAAGTCGTCTATTGTTCCTTCTAGGCTGGCATTGCTTCCAATCACACAATTTGATCAAATCTCCACTTTCAGCAATGAAAATGTCAGGGGCAATAGATTAACGTAGATGAGAAATTTCATGTTTAAACCTTTCAGTTAGATGACACACTATGGGAGTACACTGGCAGACAGAATCTGAGCTGCgagatttcattcataaatatcaaAGGAGAAatcaatgtataaaaaaaaaagattattattattatccccaggcggcccggtagtccagtggttagcacgtcggcttcacagtgcagaggtaccgggttcgattccagctccggcctccctgtgtggagtttgcatgttctccccgggcctgcgtgggttttctccgggtgctccggtttcctcccacattccaaaaaaaacgtgtggcaggctgattgaacactccaaattgtccctaggtgtgagtgtgagtgcgaatggttgttcgtttctgtgagccctgtgattggctggcaaccgattcagggtgtcccccgcctactgcccggagacagctgggatgggctccagcacctcccgcgaccatagtgaggatcaagcggctcggaagatgaatgaatgaattattattatcctCATTAAATTTTGGAAATCATCTCACTGGCCACGGCGCAGCAGTGGAGAGGGCAGGGCGAGTGGTTAAGTGGGTTGGGAATCACACATGGACACAAACATTGGGGGGTGGAAGGCAGGGTTCAAGTGTCCACTTCAATGAACTATGATCTCCCGAGTCAACTTTTACATCATATTAGTCTGCTTGCAAGTCCTATACAAACATACTTTGCATGCCTCGACTGGCCGCAGGACTCGAACGTATCTgtttcaacttccatgatgtcaAGGAATACAAAGTTTGCTCGTCGCACGCCGCATTTAAGATGGACCACTTCAAGTCCGGTTTTTAAAATCCACCCTGCTGCGCCCGCTTTACGGCAATCTGTAAAAATACCAACGCAAGGTCTAAACCGCCCCTGCGCACACTTTGACTGAACCTCATGCTCGACTCGCGCTGGCCACAAAAATAGAGCTTTGAGTGTTTTAGGAAAAAATGGGCTGGGCGACATCCATCTTGCATGGATGGGTGAAAGGATCGATGGATTGATCGATAGGCTTGAGAATTTTTCCAGTATCTTTCCacctaaaacaggggtgtccaaactttttgccaagggggccagattttatgtggtaaaatgtcggggggccgaccttggctgacattctttacattgaacaacaatattgttcaacaaattttagtaagccagtctgtttcacattttcatttttattttaatgtcaacaatcttaagaatttcttttggttcatttgaaacaggtatatcacatgcaactgcttattcacttgactttttcttaaacagaagtctcctgagtgcaaattgattgatttgaaacataagatgtatcaccatgacttttcaatagtcacaaaacctttgactcgaacaacagggaaatgaacaagcaatacacatatccacaactgcaaggatcatttgaaatatgacatatcagtcaatataaacacggagtgatgtcttgttaactcgtgagtgatgccctctagtgtctaaatgctattactcatttagtgaatgctattactcatttagccactagagggaagcagtactctatgaaacatcactcaccattctacgagacctcagtcaatgcaacacgtgttccattgcgcccaacctgcgggccagacggcactgattttatgacaggggccgagggccggatgaaattcgaccgcgtgccggatttggcccgcgggccggactttggacatgcctgacctAAAGAGTCTCTGAAGTCACTGTCCACCCATCGAGTGTGAAACTGCaccaccatttttatttttatttttttaactgcttggAAAATGTGAATTCCCGAGATACCGACTTttacagttgatttttttttaagtgcctcCTGGTGCCAATTCAATGACAGAATCAACCGAGAATGTAAATACCGGTACATCTGACCGTCAATTCTCTCGACGGTGGCTTCATGTATGAAATCTAGAAGCCAAATATCTtttgacagtgattttaaacagACGTGTATGAAATGAATATGCCTTGATGCACTTCGGGGTGCGTTGCTATAGCGACCCCGGAGCAAACATGCAAGCTTGGTCTTATCCTTCATGGAAGTCAGTCGAGTTCCCAAAAGACAACGAGGCCCACTACCAACATCATGTGCTTCACGGCAGCGTAAGCGGACCTGCGTCTAGTCACACGTCAAGGATCAGGGTGCACTCGTCATACACTCTCTGAGCCCACAACAGCGTCTCGTCAGTACTCGGAGCGACCAACCGGCCAATAGATCAACCGCAAGGTCACGTTTGACGGCGGATGAGTTGAGAGTCAAGTACGGAATCGCAGATCGTGACCTTGTCTCCGTGAGTCTGGCTCTATTTGCTCGAAATAGACCACCAAGAGACGGACGAGCCCGATGAGACTTATCGATGCGATCTCTGTGATTCATTGTATACAATACGGAGCAGACCAAGGCCCTTGGCTGTCAACTTAACGGCCGTCACTGTTTATACGCAGCCTGCCGTTAATGCGGCGAGTTGTTATCGCCGCAACTTTAACTTGACCCTGAACGTGGCAGAGAACCAAATGTCAGCATCCGCAGAGGAAGAGGGGTTGCACGGAAACCAAAGCTTTGCTTTCCTCAACATCCATCCAAACAAAATAGATTCTAAATAAAGGCATCGTAACGAAAACAGAAACATTTGTCACCAGAAGGATTTTAATGGGTTGGATATTTTTATGAGGTGCTTTTTATTTCCTGACAAGGTGATGCAGATGGATCACGGGCTCAAAGACAAGTAGGGGGGAGATATGACCGGGCCGGAGTTTGTGCTTTGTTGCTCTGTTGTTTGTGTCCACGGCAACTGCACGGTGACTGCTTCGCCGCGCTGCCAGATAGAGTCGCTGTCCTTGCCAATTCTGAGAAACCAAAGGGAGTCAAAGGaacatttcttgaaatattTTGCTGAAAATTCAATGATACGCTTGTGTTTACAGACGCTACCCTCACTTTTGCTGTTTTAAACGTATAATAGTTATATTACTCGTGAGAaaaaacaattcataaaaaactgaaaaatatttcACCATTTATACGATCTTTGCTATACAACCGAGACAGTAACTTGTCTTCTTCTTACGTTGCCCTTCATTGGAACTTTGAATGTTATTGAACTCAACATACGTGACCAAATATGCTTGCAGGCCTCAATTCATAAAACAGTGTGAGATGAAAAACGACACGCGATTTTTGATGACCCATTCGTCATCAATTTTGCTCGCTAAATTGTCTTTACGTTATTCCAATGATCACATCGTTTTGACCTTAACTATTCGGTCAGAGGTTATAGATAGAAAAGATTGCCCCTACAAGCACAAAGACGGTGCTAAATATACATATGACTGGTGCTATTTCTGAGGTCTGACAGTAATATCTTGTAACATAGCGCATCGATTTAGCCGGCGATGATGAGCGTGGTCGGGTATTCTCAGTGTCAATGAAGCTTCCTGGTGCTATTTCGGTCGGCTTATTTGAGAATGTGTGTTACTTCAAGCACGCCCGCTctcattcttttatttattagcatgctaacagatttatttttatagccGTCAGCATTTAGGTGCTAAGGAAACCGATGCAAACAAAAACGCTGATTTGTATAAATGACACGATAAAAGATtctgattcagaaaactttattcatCCCGTGGGGCAATTAAGAGTGGGAAAGTGATCTTGGCAACGTCAAATAATCGCTTTACAATTTCAATAACCAAATGAATCTTTCCTAAATTTGACTCACCGCATCCTTAGAAAGAGGGCGCCATCTACAGGATGGACTCAGGACTGCAGCAATAAACACTGCGACGGAATGGTCAGTGAAATACAATAGTATTTTAATAATttataataaaatgtattataatatatatatatatatatatatatatatatatataatttattatttttataaattatttatttactaaTTTATAATTAGTAATTTATTCGATTTTGCGGTTAAAAGGCATATAAATGACAGGTTTTCATAGCCGGTTATTAGAGTGGTTTCTTCTTTGAAGTCGGAATCATCACTTGCACTCGATCATTTGTAAACAAAAGCACAATTCCCATCCTGCAAACTCCCGTGACCTTATTCAGGAACAATCTGGCTACTAATTACTTAGAATGCTGCCTTGGGGGCTTTCTCTGTTCTGCAATTTTTGAGTTTAAATATTTGCTTGTCctctaaaaaaattaaaacaatgtaGATCAAGGTGCAAGTGTTGCAAACCTAATGGCAGATTTTGACACTCGTTTTCACACAGTTGTCAGTGTTTCTGAAGGAGAGGGGgtaacattttatttcactAAACATGACATATTACATAGGATTTCAGACCACTCATGAAATAAATTATGAGGCCCGTTTTTCTCATGTACTTTAATAAATTTATAAACTATTCGATTGCAGCCAACTGTAAGCATTTGCCCATCTAAGTAAAGACTAATACCGTCGATAACATTGCCATCTGCGTGGCATGACATACATACATAACATGTTTTGCGGATGGAGTATGCAGATTAATTGCCATGCAAATTCCAAGCGAAACAACTCATGCAAGGTATAATGAAAACACGCAGCAAGTCATTTTAGAGTGGTGAGGAAGgatccaaaaacacacacatgaaattATTGTCGATCCTGGCGAACGGTAGTAGGCCCAGAGACTAGACAGTCATAGCCAAACAGAGCACTTGAGATAAACAGCACAAATCCAGATCCGGCTGCAGTTGGGATTGTTGTAATGGAAATTATCTATGAGCACACGGACTGGATATTCAGCAGCGACACGCTGGATCAACAAAGCATCATTTGACATCAGGAAGGAGACATTTTACCACCTAAAAAGAACTGGTAGCTTTCTGGACTTCCCTTTTGCTCGACAGTAGCTGTATGACTGGAGTCTAAATCCTACTTTTCAATTCTTCAGGGCTTCTAGTACTTCAAGTAATTCTGTTGTGCAATAAGTCCCTAAAAGTCACGACAATAAGTGTTTCTTTTGGCATTAAAGCTGAGCGGTAGAACAACTCAAGCAATTTCTATGACAGGTTTCCCTGAGttgcaggaaaaaataaataaatctgctccTGTTATTGCATTCACTGTGTCATCTCCAAATGTTTGCTACGTTGCAAAGATTTGACGTTCCATTAATTGGATGAACGCACTTCCCTGTTCCTCAGGGGTTGCGGAGTCCTGTAGTTGTTTTCCATCTGCATCCTCTGGTCTTCCTCCTCTCCAGTGGCCAGAAGCATTCGGAATTTTCCAAGCTGTGCAATACAATTGAGATGGTTtgagaagccttttttttttacgatgaaTCGAAGAGCATCGTTTCCCTCAACAAGAAGTTTCATTCAAGTCTCTGAGCTGCTCAGCCGCCTGTGAACTTTGTGATTATTTTCGCTGCTAAAGCGGCCCAATGCTAACCTTATGTCAGAGCAATAAGAGGAAGTATGTTTTGCTGTTCGAATATAGCACCTTGGCAAACCGTCAAGGTCTAGCTAGGCTAGACCCGCAGGGAAAAGCCCTCGTAAATCCTCAAATCTTAGCTGACCGATCCGGTGAATTGTAGTTTGCGGAGGAACCAAATTGGGCCAAAGCAGATTTCACAACAACAGTCAACAGTGGCTCCCATCTAAATGCTCAAATCTCTGAGGTCTTACAGGTAAAATATGAGCATGTTTGTGTCGCTGTCATTTCAACGTAAAAGCCACCGTGTGCACATTATTTCTGTTAAAAGGTGATTTTTAAGATTGCACAATCGGgtacacgctgaactggttgccagccaatcgcagggcacacattgagaaACATTCGTACTCACAGTGACACCttgagacaatttggagtattgcattaacctgctatgcatgtttttagaatgtgggaggaaaccggagtacccggagaaaagccacttaggcacggggagaacaagcaaactccacacagggaggccggagctggaatcgaacccagtacctctgcactgtgaagccgacgtgctaaccactcgactaccgggccgccactttttttcttgcggggagtgctagagcctatcccagctgtcttcaggcagtaggcgggggacaccctgaattggttgccagccaatcgcagggcacacattgagaaACATTCGCACTCACTGTGACACCttgagacaatttggagtattgcattaacctgctatgcatgtttttggaatgtgggaggaaaccggaatacccggagaaaagccactcaggcacggggagaacaagcaaactccagaGCTCCAGTCACTACTTGCTGTCGATGTAAATCGATAGTGTGGTCGAAGGTTCACAGACCTGCCTTTCTGAGACCGTGATCGGCTCCTTCAAGACGATCCAGATGACGCTTTCGTGTAGTGGGGGCGTGGTTAGTGATCCAAGGTAGGTCCAGTACTGGAGGGTGCTTGGTAGGAGGCACTTGGGGTTGAAACTTTTGAAATCCGTGGTACTCCCCTACGTGGCCAACACAAAACCGAGCAATGTATTTCTTTTGACACTTTGGAAGTAGAATGAGCCAGAAACAAGCAAACTCACTTTAAACTTGACCATGTAGAGTGCGTCTGTTATCCTGTGGAGCCATCTGTGTTCATCACCAATCTTGCAACAtaggaacacaaaaaatattttcatctgcAGGAAGTATTTCAAAAAGAATGTTTATAGTCACAATTGGGCCCCAGGAAACGGAGGAACTAAAGTGcctctcatttgcatattttttttagtgaagCCAAGTGCATTGAAACTGAAAATCAACACGTCAGTAGCATCTTAAATGGTTTTATTTCAAACCCATGTTGGTGGCGTGAGAGGgcaaacccccgcccccccaaaaaatatatctacCATTGTACAAACCTGAATCCCAATGAAGTTAactacaaagacaaaatatttaatgtttaacCTGATGACTGTTGTTGCATTTTTGGCAAACAGTCTCTCATTTTGAATTGGATGCCTGCAAcaaggtccaaaaaaaaaacattctacaggtcaaaggtcaattGGTAAACAGGTgagtatcttcattggaataccGTATGTTCAATTACACAAGCAAtagcaatttttaaaatttatttattttaaatgtgactcgaggcggcccggtagtccagtggttagcgcgtcggcttcacagtgcagaggtaccgggttcgattccagctccggcctccctgtgtggaatttgcatgttctccccgggcctgcgtgggttttctccgggtgctccggtttcctcccacattccaaaaacatgcgtggcaggctgattgaacactctaaattgtccctaggtgtgagtctgagtgcgaatggttgttcgtctatgtgtgccctgcgattggctggcaaccgattcagggtgtcccccgcctcctgcccggagacggctgggatgggctccagcacccctcgcgaccctagtgaggatcaagcggtacggaagatgataaATGTGactcttacttacttactttctACTAAAACTTACTTCTAAAAAGATAGCAAGGACAGACAGTAAGTCCATCGGGGGCTGCTGCCGCCTCCCCAAATGTCTGGTACTTGACTGCATTCCAGTGAACCAAATGAAGCTGGAAGAGGTACATCGACAGAATGGGACGTGATTAAGATTTTAGCTTGCCATCATcttgaaaaatgcaaatcagAGTGAGGAAGACAGCTGTTCGATCGGATTATGATGACCGTTAAAGGATTGGTTAGACATTCCTACACATGTGTAATTGTTCGTGGCCTACGAAGGATCCTCTCATCTGTACCTTGACGGCATTGCATCATGTAAATATTCCGTTCTGAAAAACTGACCTCCGAAGCGTAGCTGTGGCCTGCAACCGTGTGCTCAGAGCCATGGCAGCCCTTTTCGCCCCAATGGAAGTGAAACTGCTTCAGTCTGTATGGGTTGTCGAGAGGGCCTCCCTGGATCACTGCAGAGATGTCAACACAATGTCAACTCTTCAGATGCTCACGCTTTGTCAAGGCGTAGAGAGTTGTGACAGCCCGTTTGTTTTTCATGGTTTCTCCTCCCCACCCAAAGATttagatacaaaaaaaacaaaatgcagacGTAAGGTCAAAGAGTACCGGTACTGCACAGGGTTAAATGTTCTATTTCCGTCAAAAGGCCAATATGGGCATTAATAAATGGAGATTTCGTGCATATGGCCGTCGCTTTCtgtaggcataaaaagcaggattgaagaTTTGACATTCAATCATCTTCAGCTAAATTTTGGGCAGAGCTGAAATGCtttctctttttattcattcattcatcttccgtgccgcttgatcctcactagggtcgcgggagcctatcccagctgtctccgggcagtaggcgggggacaccctgaatcggttgccagccaatcgcagggcacacagagacaaacaaccatccacgctcacactcacacctagggacaatttagagtgttcaatcagcctgccaggcatatttttggaatgtggaaggaaaccggagcacccggagaaaacccacgcaggcccggggagaatatgcaaactccacacagggaggccggagctggaatcaaacccggtacctctgcactgtgaagccgacgtgctaaccactggactaccgggccgccttctctttttattcttctttcaaatttacAGCGTCCTCCTGCCCCCCAAAGAAATAGTGAGCTACCATATGATGGTTCAGAGcggaagtacaaaaaaaaatctgctttagCTTAGCTTATGTTTTAAACTCATTCTTTTATTATAATTGCAGCACTCTGGGCCAAGTGTCGATGGTCTGTGGCTTTCAACAATAATGTACAACATGCTGAAATAGTACGTTGACAACAAATTCATCCACGCCCGACAAAGAAAGTCAGCTGGTTGAAGGGATTTATGTCACTTCTCAATTTTGGACACCACCCGTGACATACGGTCCCATACAGTATTTCTACAGTTATCGATGGTAATGCTAGGGTGGTACACATGGTCGCACCCACGAACAGCAGTATGACCCTCATTGAGACCAGCTTATAGTTTGTGATATTTCTTTTCCTCGAAACAGACACTGTTCACGTCATCACTGATTGTACTGACTGTACCTTCAACCGCAAACCGTGTAGCTATACAATCACAATTTATGATCGGT
This Hippocampus zosterae strain Florida chromosome 4, ASM2543408v3, whole genome shotgun sequence DNA region includes the following protein-coding sequences:
- the ca7 gene encoding LOW QUALITY PROTEIN: carbonic anhydrase 7 (The sequence of the model RefSeq protein was modified relative to this genomic sequence to represent the inferred CDS: deleted 1 base in 1 codon), which produces MPINSWGYGKENGPSVWHKDFPVAQGNRQSPIEIIPNQASYDPSLQAILLNYDHCSSINISNNGHSVAVDFDDSDDRSVIQGGPLDNPYRLKQFHFHWGEKGCHGSEHTVAGHSYASELHLVHWNAVKYQTFGEAAAAPDGLLSVLAIFLEIGDEHRWLHRITDALYMVKFKGSTTDFKSFNPKCLLPSTLQYWTYLGSLTTPPLHESVIWIVLKEPITVSERQLGKFRMLLATGEEEDQRMQMENNYRTPQPLRNREVRSSN